In the genome of Sorangium aterium, one region contains:
- a CDS encoding PD-(D/E)XK nuclease family protein: MSSEASMLVPTPPTIKRIERISPTLYEAAMKCTSRAAWLAGGDGKLVPPHPRALLGTGVHAVLERARAGGVAGTTEDEWRSGAERFFDEKMRQLFAATHPLLHAKFDGPDRLPFYNLFRARAAQMAADAAASLSGRAGHAIARSSGGGLAVEAALVSKDGRVAGRADVLDSANATVIDYKTGAAGDSDPVTESELRQLRLYAYLANQNGIAIARGVIERADRSRAEVPISAQDAAEEGRRALVVLDGYNQHAGKPFESGASPSPDACRFCPCIPFCEAFWRTAEPQWIGQCGTHVEGVVESVEGGELVSINLNATRGTGANGPAVVTRLSREWLTFSGAIPQPQQTVRVTDAAYVEESTAPAVFRADRVTTAVWTVRSQAP, encoded by the coding sequence ATGAGTAGCGAGGCATCGATGTTGGTACCGACCCCTCCGACCATCAAAAGGATCGAGCGCATCTCGCCGACGCTCTACGAGGCAGCGATGAAATGCACATCACGGGCGGCCTGGCTTGCCGGCGGCGATGGCAAGCTCGTGCCGCCTCACCCCCGCGCGCTTCTTGGGACAGGCGTCCATGCGGTCCTCGAGCGAGCGCGAGCGGGCGGGGTTGCCGGGACGACAGAAGATGAATGGCGATCCGGCGCCGAGCGCTTCTTCGACGAGAAGATGCGACAGCTCTTCGCTGCCACACACCCGCTTCTGCATGCGAAGTTCGACGGACCAGACCGCCTGCCGTTCTACAACCTGTTTAGAGCGCGAGCCGCGCAGATGGCAGCAGACGCTGCCGCGTCATTGAGCGGGCGAGCAGGACATGCCATAGCGCGAAGTTCAGGCGGCGGCCTGGCGGTCGAGGCGGCCCTTGTCAGCAAGGACGGGCGAGTAGCAGGGCGCGCCGACGTCCTAGACTCCGCGAACGCAACCGTGATCGACTACAAGACCGGGGCTGCTGGCGATTCCGATCCGGTCACGGAGAGCGAGCTTCGGCAGCTTCGCCTGTATGCCTACCTAGCAAACCAGAACGGCATCGCGATCGCACGCGGCGTGATCGAAAGAGCGGATCGCAGTCGGGCCGAGGTTCCGATCTCGGCTCAAGATGCCGCTGAGGAGGGGCGACGTGCGCTGGTCGTGCTCGATGGGTACAACCAGCACGCCGGGAAGCCGTTCGAGAGCGGAGCGTCGCCGTCTCCGGATGCCTGCCGCTTCTGCCCCTGCATCCCATTCTGCGAGGCCTTCTGGAGGACAGCTGAGCCTCAATGGATCGGCCAGTGTGGAACCCATGTCGAGGGCGTCGTCGAATCGGTAGAGGGTGGCGAGCTCGTATCCATCAACCTGAACGCTACACGGGGGACGGGTGCAAATGGTCCTGCGGTGGTCACCAGGCTGAGCCGCGAATGGCTCACGTTCTCCGGCGCGATCCCGCAGCCGCAGCAAACGGTGCGGGTAACCGACGCGGCGTACGTTGAGGAGTCGACTGCACCGGCCGTGTTTCGAGCTGACCGAGTCACGACGGCCGTGTGGACCGTTCGCTCTCAAGCGCCGTAG
- a CDS encoding very short patch repair endonuclease — MADNMTPEQRRRTMSRIRKTDTKPELIIRRLSFARGLRYRKYVRHLPGKPDLVFAKARVVVFVDGDFWHGWRFDEWEAKLTSPYWKEKIRRNRARDREHDATLEANGWTVLRIWEHEVEADADACVDWIERAVRAQVVRQRTRETRASR, encoded by the coding sequence ATGGCCGACAATATGACCCCCGAACAGCGCAGACGAACGATGTCTCGCATTCGCAAGACGGACACGAAGCCCGAGCTGATCATTCGACGCCTCTCATTCGCGCGCGGCCTTCGATATAGGAAGTACGTTCGACACCTACCTGGCAAGCCCGATCTCGTCTTCGCCAAAGCACGGGTCGTCGTATTCGTGGATGGAGACTTCTGGCATGGATGGCGCTTCGATGAGTGGGAGGCGAAGCTGACTTCTCCCTACTGGAAGGAGAAGATCCGTCGCAACCGGGCACGGGACAGGGAACACGACGCCACGCTTGAAGCAAACGGCTGGACGGTTCTCCGCATTTGGGAGCACGAGGTCGAAGCCGACGCAGACGCCTGCGTTGACTGGATCGAGCGGGCTGTGCGCGCGCAAGTAGTGCGGCAGCGCACTCGCGAGACGCGAGCAAGCAGGTGA